From the Lathyrus oleraceus cultivar Zhongwan6 chromosome 3, CAAS_Psat_ZW6_1.0, whole genome shotgun sequence genome, the window TCTccgcaagtctcaaggggtcacttTTAGGATGGATATCTAGTTGGTTTATTTGCTTCCATTACTTGTATTTTGCAACTTCTATGTATTGTTGTCTATTttcccttcaaaggatgaatGAAAGTTGGGATTTTTCTCTATTGTGTTTTCCTTTATTCATGATTGTGAACGTGAATCGTCAAGTAGTTTTTGCAATGAATAAACATGAATAACTAAAAAGAGCTATGCTTTAACACaaaaaattcatgcatcatatgcatctTTCGAAACATAAGAAcattaaaaaaatcatccatCCACCCCTTTTTCCTTCCAGAACCACTCTCCAAAGCTGACTTTTCGGTACGATACACGAGGAAGTCAACAAGCTGTCATGGAGCAACTTCAAGAGAACCAAGTTGTCCTTCAGGAAGAAGTATCCCAAATACGGTCCCAAATGCGGCAGTTGATGGAGACTATTCAAGCAGTCGCAAGAGGCCAAGAGGTTATGGCGAAAATGCAAGAAGAAATGAACCAACGTGCCAGTAATACCAATCCTCTTACCCCTCCAGCGGTCGAGACTCCGACTCCAGTTCCTCAAGTTGATCCTCCAATTAACATTAATGCACCCGGCGGTGTTCCAAACGACAATCCTCGTCCTCATGTTTTTGAGACAGACGACCAATACGATGCATTCTTCAGCCCAAGGGATGCTTCTCAGGATGACGCCTTCGGTTCAGCAACCAACGAGGTGGAGAGGAAGGTAAAGGCTATCGAGGAAAAGCTCAAGGCAATAGGGAGCACTGATGCTTTGGGCCTTGAGGCGGCAGAAATGTGCTTCGTACCTGGGGTCATCATTTCGGCCAAGTTCAAAGTtccggactttgaaaaatataagggaaatagcGACCTTAGGACACACATTAGGGCATACTGCCAAAAGATGGTTGCCTACTCCAGCGATGATCaacttttaatgcattttttcCAGGATTCCCTCAGTtgggcatctttggattggtacatgcaACTTGAGGGCAACCATATTCACACCTGGAGGGAAATGGCTGAGGCATTCCTTAAGCactatcagtacaacactgatatGGCACCTAATCGCACGCAGTTGCAAAATCTGACTTAGAGGTTTGAGGAgtccttcaaagagtatgcccagcgGTGGAGGGAATTAGTTTCTAGGTACAATCCACATTGCTAGAAAGAAAACTGGTAGACATGTTTATGGGAAACCTGCAAGGTCCATACCTTGATAGAATGGTAGGGAGCACCTCTTCGGGCTTTTCCGACCTGGTCTTAGCCGGTGAAAGGATAGAAAATATGATTAAAATGGGAAAGATCCAGAACTCTGTCAGTACTTCTAGTGCATCGAAGAAACCTTTTGTTCCATACGGTAAAAAACGAGAAGGCGAGACCAATGCTGCCTCCATCATTCGAACAAGAAATCCCACTTATCCACAAGTAGCTGCCATAGCTCCCGTCCAACCAGGTTAATAACAACCATTTGCAATTCCTtttcaaactcaacaacaacaacggtatcaacaacaaccgcaacgtTAGCAACCataatatcaacaacaacaacaaaggatGTGAAGGCCCGAGAGAAGATTTGACACAATTCCCATGCCTTATAGCCATATTCTACCATATTTATTGAGGGGATCACTTGTACAACTAAGGGAGTTAGGACCCCCACCAGCGGTTCTTCCTCCCGGTTATGATGCAAATGCCCGTTGTGAATTTCATTCTGGCGCTCCTGGATATTCGATCGAGAATTGTAAAGCATTAAAGTACAAGGTTCAAGATCTTATTGATTCTAAGGCAATCACGTTCACCCCCAAGGGGCCGAATGTAAATAATAACCTGATGCCCCCTCATAATAATGCATCAGTGAATATGATGGAAGTTGACAATAGAAGGAGATTGATGTCATGTGTGGACGAGTTAAAAACACCACTCATCGAGATCAAGAATGCTTTAATGAAGGATAATGCCTTTCCCATCTGTAGTAATGATTGTGAACACTGTCTGATTAACCCGCAACAATGTAGGACATTGAGTTCTATCATACAACAATTAATGAACCAAGCGATCTTGGTGGTAGACTGCCCGTCCACAAAGGAAGATGTGTCTACCCTCGAGATACCATACGACGAAGTCCCTCCTTTGCAAATTCCATATGACTTCTCTCAGTTAACTCTGTCGACAAATCCTGTTACTCCAATCATAATAACAGTTCCCACACCATTCCCATATGTTGACACAAAGGCAGTCCCATGGATGTATGACACCTCAGTCTACATTCATGGTCAGAAGATTCAAGAAGAACCGTTAAAGTCTAGTGATCCAATGATCAATATTACCGGCACTAGCGGAATCACGAGAAGTGGAAGGATATTTGCGTCGACACCCACTCCAATTGGAACTATCAATCCTTCAACTTCAGACAAAGGCAAACAAATTGATGGCGCTCAGCAAAGACAAGACCCCGCACCTTCCAATGAAGTAGACGAGTTCTTACGCATTATCAAGAAGAGCGATTATCGAGTAGTTGATCAGCTTAACCAGACACCCTCGAAGATCTCGATGTTATCTTTATTAATGTGCTCGGAGGCCCATAGGGATGCTTTGGTAAAATTTCGGAGGATAGCTCACGTACCACAAGAGATATTTGTTTGTCAGTTTGAAGGAGTAGTTAACAATATCGCTACTAGCTTAAGCTTGGGTTTCcgtgatgaagagcttcccgccgaggggaggaatcataacaaggctctccatatttctattgagtgtgTGGACACAGTCCTATCAAGAGTTTTGGTAGACACTGGGTCTTCCCTCAATGTGATGCCTAAGAGCTCCTTTGCTAAACTAACTATTGAAGGACTCATAATGAAGCCGAGTGAGCTTATAGTAAGAGCATTTGATGGGACTAGAAGGACTGTAATCGTTGAGTTGAATTTGCCTATGAAGATTGGTACCCATATTTTCCTTATCACTTTCTTCGTAATGGATATCTATccagcctacagttgtctgcTTGGGAGGCCTTGGATCCATTCAGCTGGTGCAGTCACTTCAATGCTtcaccaaaaattgaaattcttAGCTGATGATAAACTAGTTGTTGTCGAGGGTGAGAAGGACATTGTGGTAAGTCACCTCGCATCTTTCTGATACGTTGAAGGAGAAGGGGAGATAAGGGAAATCCCATTCCAATCATTTGAAGTTATCAATGTTGAAATGGTTTGCCCAGTAAGAGATGAATCCAAAGATGCCGAATCTCCCATGGCATCTCTTAAAGACGCCCTGACAATCATAAAGGATGGACACCCCCAAGGATGGGGAAGATTGCTTGAACTTCCTACCAATAAGGACCGCACCGGTTTAGGATACAACTCCCAGAATTTGAAGAAGCCCGCGCCGATAGCTACAAGGGGATCAGTGCTCCTGCTATCCGAAAACTTCTCAAGTGTTGGTTACCTGGATGACAACCGTATATGTGCcgtggaagaagaagaagaaggagatgatGGGTTGATCTTCACAAAGACTGATGGAAATGGTGCCACCAAATGGACCGAGATTAAAATACCTAAAGTGACCTTGATTGAaatgtaattcccaatgatgttTTCCTTCCTTTTTATCAAAAGAACCCATGTCAATCCCAAGGCATGAGgggatcatttgtagggcctcatcaaatttccttattaatcattaatgaaaaaggttcatgttcgcaatcaattttgagatccttgcctttcatttatttatttcacCTTTTTTAAATGgcatttttcttttaaaaaaaattcttttcaAATCATCCTTTATTTCATACCAATAAAAGCGTGGACCTTAAATCATGCAGATCATCCTCGACAACCACCAATGACAATTCTGCTACAGTCTCATACGACTTTGACAACCCAATTAATCAAGCTGATGAAGAGTGTGAGAAAGAGGCCGAACTCCCAGAAGAATTGGCAAGGCTGCTCAAGCAGGAGGAAAAAGTCATCCAGCCGCACGAAGAATCAGTGGAAGTGATTAACCTTGGGACAGATGAGGAAGCGAAAGAAGTCTGAGTCGGCTCCGCTCTATAAGACGAGGTGAAGACAAAATTGATTGAGCTCTTGAAGGAATACAaagatgtgtttgcatggtcataccaagatatgcccgACCTCGATAATGACATTGTGGTCCATCATCtaccccttaaagaagaatgccctcCAGTAAAGCAAAAGCTACGAAGGACCCATCCCgacatggctatgaaaatcaaggaggaggtacaaaagcagcTCAACGCCGGCTTCCTAACGGTCTCCAATTATCCTCAATGGATAGCTAACATTGTGCttgtacctaagaaggatggcaaagtaaaaatgtgcatagattatagagatctaaatagagcaagtcccaaagatgactttccactgcCACACATTCACGTGCTAGTATATAATACCGCTCAGTTCTTtgttttctcttttatggatggtttctccggttataaccagatccgCATGGCTTaagaagatatggagaaaaccactttcataacgccatagggcaccttctgctacaaggtga encodes:
- the LOC127130733 gene encoding uncharacterized protein LOC127130733, producing MPYSHILPYLLRGSLVQLRELGPPPAVLPPGYDANARCEFHSGAPGYSIENCKALKYKVQDLIDSKAITFTPKGPNVNNNLMPPHNNASVNMMEVDNRRRLMSCVDELKTPLIEIKNALMKDNAFPICSNDCEHCLINPQQCRTLSSIIQQLMNQAILVVDCPSTKEDVSTLEIPYDEVPPLQIPYDFSQLTLSTNPVTPIIITVPTPFPYVDTKAVPWMYDTSVYIHGQKIQEEPLKSSDPMINITGTSGITRSGRIFASTPTPIGTINPSTSDKGKQIDGAQQRQDPAPSNEVDEFLRIIKKSDYRVVDQLNQTPSKISMLSLLMCSEAHRDALVKFRRIAHVPQEIFVCQFEGVVNNIATSLSLVLSRVLVDTGSSLNVMPKSSFAKLTIEGLIMKPSELIVRAFDGTRRTVIVELNLPMKIGTHIFLITFFVMDIYPAYSCLLGRPWIHSAGAVTSMLHQKLKFLADDKLVVVEVRDESKDAESPMASLKDALTIIKDGHPQGWGRLLELPTNKDRTGLGYNSQNLKKPAPIATRGSVLLLSENFSSVGYLDDNRICAVEEEEEGDDGLIFTKTDGNGATKWTEIKIPKVTLIEISSSTTTNDNSATVSYDFDNPINQADEECEKEAELPEELARLLKQEEKVIQPHEESVEVINLGTDEEAKEV